The following proteins come from a genomic window of Pseudomonas putida:
- a CDS encoding DUF4880 domain-containing protein, translating into MTAAPERLPEAIVRTAIEWQMRLRASPGNVEVFSQFNAWRLCDTRHELAWQRMQQVSGHFHNGHLPDATCTAAVLRQADIDLSRRRTLKLLGLGLTAGGATLLIGTAPPAWRSDVTTGVGEQRQLRLNGDIQLQLNTDSAVDLHGREIRLRSGEMLVDGADWRVRCQQGVCDGHQARAVLRERDGYSELHVERGEVLVTAAAGRQRVQAGSGLALYPTRLASLDAGVLDPFAWSRGLLIVNDIPLADFLAEAARYRRGWLRCDPAVADLRLSGVFHLDQPGALLDNIAHLLPVRIDQRTRWWVRISTQA; encoded by the coding sequence GTGACCGCCGCGCCAGAGCGGCTGCCTGAAGCCATCGTGCGTACGGCCATCGAGTGGCAGATGCGCTTGCGGGCCAGCCCGGGCAATGTCGAGGTGTTCAGCCAGTTCAATGCCTGGCGGCTTTGTGATACACGGCATGAACTGGCCTGGCAGCGCATGCAGCAGGTCAGCGGGCACTTTCACAATGGGCATCTGCCCGATGCCACTTGCACGGCCGCTGTGCTGCGCCAGGCCGACATCGACCTGAGCCGCCGCCGCACCCTCAAGCTGCTGGGCCTGGGCCTGACAGCGGGCGGCGCCACGCTGCTGATCGGCACTGCGCCCCCCGCGTGGCGTAGTGACGTCACCACCGGTGTTGGCGAACAGCGGCAGTTGCGCCTGAACGGCGACATCCAGTTGCAATTGAACACGGACAGCGCCGTTGACCTGCATGGCAGGGAAATCCGCCTGCGCAGTGGCGAAATGTTGGTCGATGGCGCCGACTGGCGCGTGCGCTGCCAGCAGGGCGTTTGCGACGGCCACCAGGCGCGTGCCGTGCTGCGCGAGCGCGATGGTTACAGCGAGTTGCACGTCGAGCGTGGTGAAGTGCTGGTAACTGCCGCTGCCGGCCGGCAGCGGGTGCAGGCTGGCAGCGGCCTCGCCCTCTACCCCACGCGACTGGCGTCTCTGGACGCCGGCGTTCTTGATCCGTTCGCCTGGAGCCGCGGCCTGCTGATCGTCAACGACATCCCCCTGGCCGACTTCCTCGCCGAGGCAGCTCGCTACCGCCGTGGCTGGCTGCGCTGCGACCCGGCAGTGGCCGACCTGCGCCTGTCGGGGGTGTTCCACCTCGACCAGCCGGGGGCACTGCTGGACAACATCGCCCACTTGCTGCCTGTACGTATCGACCAACGCACACGCTGGTGGGTACGTATTTCAACCCAGGCATGA
- a CDS encoding sigma-70 family RNA polymerase sigma factor yields MAVHETDAIIPLEVLYDAQRGWLHSWLKRSLGCSQQAADLAQDTFVRLLVRNQPISTQAPRALLVRIARGLVVDHWRRDALQRAYLQTLAQLPEASYPSPHVRHEAMQCLERIAQMLDGLKPTVRDAFLLYQLGGLTHAQIAERLGVSSRTVERHVANALLHCYRLCFE; encoded by the coding sequence ATGGCAGTGCATGAAACGGATGCGATCATTCCGCTTGAGGTCCTGTATGACGCCCAGCGCGGCTGGCTGCACAGCTGGCTGAAGCGTTCCCTGGGCTGCTCGCAGCAGGCCGCAGACCTGGCCCAGGACACGTTCGTACGCCTGTTGGTGCGCAACCAGCCGATCAGTACCCAGGCGCCCCGCGCTCTGCTGGTACGCATCGCCCGCGGCCTTGTGGTCGACCATTGGCGGCGCGACGCACTGCAGCGCGCCTACCTGCAAACCTTGGCGCAGTTGCCCGAGGCCAGCTACCCCTCCCCGCACGTGCGCCACGAGGCCATGCAGTGCCTCGAGCGCATCGCGCAAATGCTCGATGGCCTCAAACCCACCGTGCGCGACGCCTTCCTGCTATACCAGCTGGGTGGCCTGACCCATGCGCAAATAGCCGAACGGCTAGGGGTTTCCAGCCGCACGGTAGAGCGCCACGTGGCCAACGCGCTGCTGCACTGCTACCGGCTGTGCTTCGAGTGA
- a CDS encoding TonB-dependent siderophore receptor: MLPARPPRCSRTLSRAVYLALALHAGGALAATATAPSIPAGPLGQALSAFAERAGITLSFSPEAVRGLNSPGLAGGGPLEDGLNQLLSGSGLQLHKSSAGYVVLPSQGDASLQLEPISIDATASQSAFAPVEGYFASNASSATKTDRPILETAQSISVVTAEQIADRKVDRVEDAVAYTAGVRVGASGLDPRFDMISIRGFETTMGADFLDGLRQPGSGWLSLYQTEAYNLERIEVLKGPSSVMYGQISPGGMVNRVSKRPGLQAKNEVQIQSGNYNHQQGQFDLGGKLNESGDLLYRVVGVYRDAENYIEQLNNDVRLIAPSLTWQIDPDTSLTLLAQYQERETAASPMLYQQGEHLSNFWQGDEYFDKLQQRQWTFGYEFEHIFNDTFSLQQNLRYGQVDTTNQYLQPYQEREGHILDRDAIGVYEDMSSVSADTRLVSRFATGTLHHTLLTGVDYGWIDTSLLYASGPAPSIDRFAPDYHQPVAKPGTPLADEDGLEQRTGLYLQDQIDLDRWRLSAGLRRDFVHVRRSDNLSGINRKTSDSATTGSVGALYLFDNGLAPYASYATSFQPQSGSGAYKPTEGEQYEVGLKYQPPGSATMLTASLYHLTQKNVLTRDLANPINSIATGEQVSKGLELEAVSDLSDRLKMTASYSFNDPEVTESNDGNEGKQPLDVPRHLASVWLDYRLPMGVGVSGGARYTGSNYGDAQNTVKNEGYTLVDAGVHYDFGGGLDGVRLALNARNLFDKRYINCQQGYCYRGEARSVVTSLSYRW, translated from the coding sequence ATGCTGCCTGCCCGACCGCCCCGCTGCTCCCGAACCTTGTCACGTGCCGTGTACCTTGCGTTGGCCCTGCACGCCGGTGGTGCGCTGGCCGCCACAGCGACCGCGCCGAGCATCCCGGCAGGCCCGCTGGGGCAGGCGCTGAGTGCCTTCGCTGAACGTGCCGGGATCACCCTGTCCTTCTCGCCGGAGGCCGTGCGCGGCCTGAACAGTCCCGGGCTGGCCGGTGGTGGCCCGCTGGAAGACGGGCTAAACCAACTGCTCAGTGGCAGTGGCCTGCAACTGCACAAGTCCAGCGCCGGTTATGTGGTGCTGCCCAGCCAGGGCGACGCCAGCTTGCAACTGGAGCCGATCAGCATCGACGCAACCGCCTCGCAAAGCGCCTTCGCGCCCGTCGAGGGCTACTTCGCCAGCAACGCCAGCAGCGCCACCAAGACCGACCGGCCCATCCTGGAAACCGCGCAGAGCATCAGCGTGGTCACCGCCGAGCAGATCGCCGACCGCAAGGTCGACCGCGTCGAGGATGCCGTGGCCTACACTGCCGGTGTACGGGTAGGAGCATCAGGCCTGGACCCACGTTTCGACATGATCAGCATCCGTGGCTTCGAAACCACCATGGGCGCGGACTTTCTCGATGGCCTGCGCCAACCCGGCAGCGGCTGGTTGTCGCTATACCAGACCGAAGCCTACAACCTGGAGCGCATCGAAGTGCTCAAAGGCCCGTCGTCGGTGATGTACGGGCAGATCAGCCCCGGCGGCATGGTCAACCGGGTCAGCAAACGCCCTGGCCTGCAGGCAAAAAACGAAGTGCAGATCCAGTCGGGCAACTACAACCACCAACAAGGGCAATTCGACCTGGGTGGCAAGCTGAACGAGTCCGGCGACCTGCTATACCGCGTTGTGGGTGTGTACCGCGATGCCGAAAACTATATCGAGCAGTTGAACAACGACGTGCGCCTGATCGCACCCTCGCTGACCTGGCAGATCGACCCAGACACCAGCCTGACCCTGCTGGCGCAATACCAGGAACGCGAGACAGCCGCCTCACCGATGCTCTACCAGCAGGGCGAGCACCTGAGCAATTTCTGGCAGGGTGACGAGTACTTCGACAAGCTGCAACAGCGCCAATGGACCTTTGGCTACGAATTCGAGCACATCTTCAACGACACCTTCAGCCTCCAGCAGAACCTGCGTTACGGCCAGGTCGATACCACCAACCAGTACCTGCAACCTTATCAGGAGCGCGAGGGGCACATTCTCGACCGCGATGCCATCGGTGTGTACGAAGACATGTCGAGTGTCTCGGCCGATACGCGCCTGGTCAGCCGTTTTGCGACCGGCACCCTGCACCACACCTTGCTGACCGGCGTGGACTACGGCTGGATCGACACCTCATTGCTGTATGCCAGCGGCCCGGCGCCGTCGATCGACCGCTTCGCGCCCGACTACCACCAACCTGTCGCCAAACCGGGTACGCCGCTGGCGGACGAAGATGGCCTGGAGCAACGCACCGGCCTGTACCTGCAGGACCAGATCGACCTCGACCGCTGGCGGCTTTCGGCCGGCTTGCGCCGCGACTTCGTGCATGTACGGCGCAGCGACAACCTCAGCGGCATCAACCGCAAGACCAGTGACTCAGCCACCACTGGCTCGGTCGGCGCGCTCTACCTGTTCGACAACGGCCTGGCACCCTACGCCAGCTACGCCACCTCGTTCCAGCCACAGAGTGGCAGCGGTGCCTACAAACCCACCGAAGGCGAACAATACGAAGTGGGCTTGAAGTACCAGCCACCAGGCAGCGCAACGATGCTCACCGCCTCGCTGTACCACCTGACCCAGAAGAACGTGCTTACCCGCGACCTGGCCAACCCGATCAACAGTATCGCCACTGGCGAGCAGGTCTCCAAGGGCTTGGAACTGGAAGCCGTTTCCGACCTCAGCGACCGGCTGAAGATGACCGCCAGCTACAGCTTCAACGACCCCGAAGTGACTGAAAGCAACGATGGCAATGAAGGCAAGCAGCCACTGGACGTTCCCCGCCATCTTGCTTCTGTCTGGCTCGACTACCGCCTGCCGATGGGCGTAGGCGTCTCTGGCGGTGCCCGCTACACCGGCAGCAACTACGGCGATGCACAGAACACCGTGAAGAATGAAGGCTACACACTGGTCGATGCCGGCGTGCACTACGACTTCGGCGGCGGCCTGGATGGCGTTCGCCTGGCGCTCAATGCGCGCAACCTGTTCGACAAACGCTATATCAACTGCCAGCAGGGCTACTGCTACCGGGGTGAAGCGCGCAGCGTGGTCACCAGTCTGAGTTATCGCTGGTAA
- the gnd gene encoding phosphogluconate dehydrogenase (NAD(+)-dependent, decarboxylating): MQLGIVGLGRMGGNIARRLMRAGHRTVVHDRNRDAVVGLEGEGAQGAHDLGALVQKLKAPRAVWVMLPAGEPTEQTIAQLAELLEPGDAIIDGGNTFYKDDMRRAAELAKRGLHYLDVGTSGGVWGLDRGYCMMIGGEKDVFERLEPLFKALAPGVGDIPRTQGREGEHDRAEHGYIHAGPPGAGHYVKMVHNGIEYGLMQAYAEGFDLLRSKGGDELPEEQRFDLNVAEIAEVWRRGSVVTSWLLDLTADALVADPNLAQFSGSVSDSGEGRWTIDAAVEQAVPVPVLSSALFARFRSRQQQGTYGDKVLSAMRLGFGGHVEKKGQ; encoded by the coding sequence ATGCAACTGGGAATCGTCGGGCTGGGCCGCATGGGCGGCAATATTGCAAGGCGGCTGATGCGCGCCGGGCACCGCACGGTCGTGCACGACCGTAACCGTGATGCAGTCGTCGGGCTGGAGGGCGAGGGCGCCCAAGGTGCTCATGACCTTGGTGCACTCGTGCAGAAGCTCAAGGCACCGCGGGCGGTATGGGTAATGCTGCCGGCGGGCGAACCTACCGAGCAGACCATCGCGCAACTGGCCGAACTGTTGGAGCCGGGCGATGCGATCATCGACGGTGGCAACACTTTCTATAAGGATGACATGCGACGCGCCGCCGAACTGGCCAAGCGAGGGCTGCATTACCTGGACGTCGGTACGTCTGGCGGTGTGTGGGGCCTGGACCGTGGCTACTGCATGATGATCGGCGGTGAGAAAGACGTGTTCGAGCGCCTGGAGCCTTTGTTCAAGGCGCTGGCGCCGGGCGTTGGCGACATTCCGCGGACCCAGGGGCGCGAAGGTGAGCACGACCGCGCAGAACATGGCTACATCCATGCAGGCCCGCCCGGCGCCGGGCACTACGTGAAGATGGTGCACAACGGCATCGAATACGGGTTGATGCAGGCATACGCGGAAGGCTTTGACCTGCTGCGCAGCAAAGGCGGCGATGAGCTACCGGAAGAACAGCGCTTCGACCTGAACGTCGCCGAAATCGCCGAGGTCTGGCGCCGTGGCAGCGTGGTCACCTCCTGGCTGCTCGACCTCACCGCCGATGCCCTGGTGGCCGACCCGAACCTGGCGCAGTTCAGCGGCTCGGTGTCGGACAGTGGCGAAGGCCGCTGGACGATCGACGCAGCAGTCGAGCAGGCCGTGCCGGTACCGGTGCTGTCAAGCGCGCTGTTCGCCCGGTTCCGCTCACGTCAGCAGCAAGGCACCTACGGCGACAAGGTCCTCTCGGCCATGCGCCTGGGCTTCGGTGGCCACGTCGAGAAGAAAGGCCAATGA
- a CDS encoding NAD(P)-dependent oxidoreductase yields MIDALNHLPRPRAGADQLAEQFSDLAPPLTARQAAVESARCLYCYDAPCVNACPSEIDIPSFIHRISDENLQGAAERILSANILGGSCARVCPTEILCQQACVRNNAQECAPVLIGQLQRYALDNAGFTEHPFKRSPATGKRIAVVGAGPAGLSCAHRLAMHGHEVVVFEACDKAGGLNEYGIARYKLVDDYAQREVEFLLGIGGIEMRHGQRLGDNLNLTELRDQYDAVFLGLGLNAIRQLGLPGEEAPGMLAATDYIRELRQADDLSQLPLAERCLVIGAGNTAIDMAVQMSRLGARDVNLVYRRGYADMGATGHEQDIAKANQVRLHTWARPDAVLLDDDNRVRGMRFARTELADGRLRDTGETFELAADAIFKAIGQRFDEQSLNDPLAAQLARDGERIRVDEGMRTSLPGVYAGGDCTALGQDLTVQAVQHGKLAAEAIHAQLMLNVEAA; encoded by the coding sequence GTGATCGATGCCCTGAACCACTTGCCGCGCCCCCGGGCCGGCGCCGACCAGTTGGCCGAGCAATTCAGCGACCTCGCGCCGCCCCTCACCGCCCGCCAGGCAGCGGTGGAAAGCGCTCGCTGCCTGTATTGCTACGACGCACCCTGTGTCAATGCATGCCCCAGCGAGATCGACATTCCCTCGTTCATTCACCGCATCAGCGACGAAAACCTGCAAGGTGCCGCCGAGCGCATCCTTTCGGCCAACATCCTGGGCGGCAGCTGCGCCCGCGTGTGCCCCACCGAGATTCTTTGCCAGCAGGCCTGCGTGCGCAACAACGCCCAGGAATGCGCACCGGTATTGATCGGCCAGCTGCAGCGCTATGCCCTGGACAATGCAGGGTTCACAGAGCACCCGTTCAAACGCTCGCCAGCCACCGGCAAGCGTATTGCCGTGGTCGGCGCGGGCCCCGCCGGGCTGTCCTGCGCACATCGCCTGGCCATGCATGGCCACGAGGTAGTGGTGTTCGAGGCCTGCGACAAGGCCGGCGGCCTGAACGAGTACGGCATCGCCCGCTACAAGCTGGTGGACGACTATGCCCAGCGCGAAGTGGAATTCCTGCTCGGTATCGGCGGCATCGAAATGCGCCACGGCCAACGCTTGGGCGACAACCTGAACCTGACAGAGCTGCGCGATCAGTACGACGCGGTATTCCTCGGCCTTGGCCTGAACGCCATACGCCAGCTCGGCCTGCCTGGCGAAGAGGCGCCCGGCATGCTCGCCGCCACCGACTACATCCGTGAGCTACGCCAGGCGGATGATCTTTCGCAACTGCCACTGGCAGAGCGTTGCCTGGTGATCGGAGCCGGCAACACCGCTATCGACATGGCGGTACAGATGAGCCGCCTGGGTGCCCGCGATGTCAACCTGGTATACCGCCGCGGCTACGCCGACATGGGCGCAACCGGCCACGAGCAAGACATCGCCAAGGCCAATCAAGTGCGCCTGCACACCTGGGCCCGCCCCGACGCCGTACTGCTGGACGACGACAACCGCGTGCGGGGCATGCGCTTCGCCCGCACCGAATTGGCTGATGGCCGCCTGCGCGACACCGGTGAGACCTTCGAGCTGGCCGCCGACGCCATCTTCAAAGCCATCGGCCAACGCTTCGACGAACAAAGCCTCAACGACCCGCTAGCGGCGCAACTGGCCCGCGACGGCGAGCGCATTCGCGTCGACGAGGGCATGCGCACCAGCCTGCCGGGCGTCTACGCCGGTGGTGACTGCACCGCCCTGGGCCAGGACCTTACCGTCCAGGCCGTGCAACACGGCAAGCTGGCCGCCGAAGCCATCCATGCCCAACTCATGCTCAATGTGGAGGCTGCATAA
- the zwf gene encoding glucose-6-phosphate dehydrogenase has product MTEQTTPAAGPCTLFLFGANGDLVKRLLMPALYNLGRDGLLDRNLRIVGVDHNAATAEEFAERLHAFMRERDKGGEGAAKCLDEKLWARLAKRLDYQTGDFLDPATYTALAKRIDKTSHGNAIFYLATSPRFFPEVAQRLGDAGLLDESGGGYRRVVVEKPFGTDLASAEALNACLLKVMSERQIYRIDHYLGKETVQNILVSRFSNGLFESFWNNHYIDHVQITAAETVGVETRGGFYDHTGALRDMVPNHLFQLLAMVAMEPPAAFGADAVRGEKAKVIGAIRPWSTKMALKNSVRGQYTAGKQGRKRLAGYRQEDRVAADSQTETYVALKVMIDNWRWAGVPFYLRTGKRMSVRDTEIAICFKPAPYAQFRESELERPKPNYLKIQIQPNEGMWFDLQAKRPGPELVMENVELGFAYKDFFKMTPATGYETLIYDCLTGDQTLFQRADNIENGWRAVQPFLDAWAQDGEVHEYPAGEDGPEAGNELLTRDKREWHRLG; this is encoded by the coding sequence ATGACCGAACAGACCACTCCTGCAGCTGGCCCTTGTACCTTGTTCCTGTTCGGTGCCAACGGTGACCTGGTCAAGCGCCTGCTGATGCCGGCGCTGTACAACCTGGGCCGGGATGGCCTGCTCGACCGCAACCTGCGCATCGTTGGTGTGGACCATAATGCCGCCACTGCCGAGGAGTTCGCCGAGCGTCTGCATGCGTTCATGCGTGAACGCGACAAGGGCGGCGAGGGCGCTGCCAAGTGCCTGGACGAAAAACTTTGGGCGCGCCTGGCCAAGCGCCTGGACTACCAGACCGGCGACTTCCTGGACCCGGCCACCTATACCGCGCTGGCCAAGCGCATCGACAAGACCAGCCATGGCAACGCCATTTTCTACCTGGCCACCTCGCCACGCTTTTTCCCCGAGGTTGCCCAGCGCCTGGGTGATGCCGGCTTGCTCGACGAGTCTGGTGGTGGCTACCGCCGGGTCGTGGTGGAAAAACCCTTCGGCACCGACCTGGCCAGTGCCGAGGCGCTCAATGCCTGCCTGCTCAAAGTGATGAGCGAGCGGCAGATCTACCGCATCGATCATTATCTGGGCAAGGAGACGGTGCAGAACATCCTGGTCAGCCGTTTTTCCAATGGCTTGTTCGAGTCGTTCTGGAACAACCACTACATCGACCATGTGCAGATCACGGCCGCCGAAACGGTGGGCGTCGAGACTCGCGGTGGGTTCTATGACCACACCGGTGCCTTGCGCGACATGGTGCCCAACCACCTGTTCCAGTTGCTGGCGATGGTTGCCATGGAGCCGCCTGCAGCTTTTGGCGCAGATGCCGTGCGCGGCGAAAAAGCCAAGGTGATCGGCGCTATCCGTCCCTGGTCGACGAAGATGGCACTGAAGAACTCCGTGCGCGGCCAGTACACCGCGGGCAAGCAGGGCCGCAAGCGCCTGGCCGGGTATCGCCAGGAAGACAGGGTGGCGGCCGACAGTCAGACCGAAACCTACGTGGCCTTGAAGGTGATGATCGACAACTGGCGCTGGGCTGGCGTGCCGTTCTACCTGCGAACCGGCAAACGCATGAGCGTGCGCGATACCGAGATTGCCATCTGCTTCAAGCCTGCGCCTTATGCTCAGTTTCGCGAATCCGAGCTGGAGCGGCCCAAGCCCAATTACTTGAAGATCCAGATCCAGCCCAACGAAGGCATGTGGTTCGACCTGCAAGCCAAGCGCCCGGGCCCGGAACTGGTGATGGAAAACGTCGAGCTGGGGTTCGCCTACAAGGATTTCTTCAAGATGACCCCGGCCACGGGGTACGAGACCTTGATCTACGACTGCCTGACCGGCGACCAGACCTTGTTCCAGCGTGCCGACAACATCGAGAACGGCTGGCGTGCGGTGCAGCCGTTTCTGGATGCCTGGGCGCAGGACGGCGAGGTGCATGAGTACCCGGCGGGCGAGGATGGGCCAGAGGCTGGCAATGAGTTGCTGACCCGTGACAAGCGCGAGTGGCACCGGTTGGGATGA
- a CDS encoding DUF6026 family protein, which yields MGTLMPATPTQTLYVSVRRDELRKLKDERDQLRQQVAQLHMQLERARSGDESVSL from the coding sequence ATGGGTACCTTGATGCCTGCCACTCCAACCCAGACCCTCTATGTCTCCGTGCGCCGTGATGAGCTGCGTAAATTGAAGGACGAACGCGATCAGCTGCGCCAGCAAGTCGCTCAGTTGCACATGCAACTGGAGCGGGCGCGCTCCGGCGATGAATCTGTAAGCCTCTGA
- a CDS encoding TetR/AcrR family transcriptional regulator codes for MANHKIEIRRRNIEKILVAAEKVFAEKGYGATSMGDIAEQAELPRSNLHYYFSTKDELFRAVLQDLLDVWKQDALCFENFDDPRVVLTSYIRAKMGHSRSRPLGSKIWAEEMLHGAPLLGVSLDDSLVPWAKLKVDKIRRWVEEGRILPVEPSALLYMIWASTQHYADFGYQVAVLNGGEPLSDLAFESAVQTVTSVILRGIGLEP; via the coding sequence ATGGCCAACCACAAGATCGAAATTCGCCGTCGCAATATCGAGAAAATCCTCGTGGCCGCAGAAAAGGTGTTCGCCGAGAAAGGCTACGGCGCAACGTCCATGGGTGATATCGCCGAACAGGCCGAGCTGCCGCGCTCCAACCTGCATTACTATTTCAGCACCAAGGATGAGCTGTTTCGCGCGGTGCTGCAGGACCTGCTGGATGTGTGGAAACAGGATGCGCTGTGCTTCGAGAACTTCGACGACCCGCGAGTGGTGCTGACCAGCTACATTCGCGCCAAGATGGGCCATTCGCGCTCACGCCCGCTGGGCTCGAAGATCTGGGCCGAAGAGATGCTGCATGGCGCGCCGCTGCTTGGGGTGAGCCTGGATGACAGCCTGGTGCCCTGGGCGAAGCTGAAGGTAGACAAGATTCGCCGCTGGGTGGAGGAGGGGCGCATCCTGCCGGTGGAGCCTTCGGCGCTGCTGTACATGATCTGGGCTTCGACCCAGCACTATGCCGACTTCGGTTACCAGGTGGCTGTGCTCAATGGCGGTGAGCCGTTGTCGGACCTGGCGTTCGAGAGTGCGGTACAGACGGTGACGAGTGTGATCCTGCGCGGTATCGGCCTGGAGCCTTGA
- the preA gene encoding NAD-dependent dihydropyrimidine dehydrogenase subunit PreA, producing the protein MADLSIVFAGIKAPNPFWLASAPPTDKAYNVVRAFEAGWGGVVWKTLGEDPAAVNVSSRYSAHYGANRLVQGINNIELITDRSLEINLREITQVKKDWPDRALIVSLMVPCIEESWKFILPLVEATGADGIELNFGCPHGMPERGMGAAVGQVPEYVEMVTRWCKTHCALPVIVKLTPNITDIRQSARAAHRGGADAVSLINTINSITSVDLDRMVAHPIVGDQSTHGGYCGSAVKPIALNMVAEIARDPQTRGLPICGIGGIGNWRDAAEFIALGSGAVQVCTAAMLHGFRIVEDMQDGLARWMDQHGHQNLEAFRGQAVAHTTDWKYLDINYKSVAHIDQDACIGCGRCHIACEDTSHQAIASTLKADGTHAYSVIEDECVGCNLCQITCPVENCIDMVAQDTGKPYLNWTQDPRNPYREAS; encoded by the coding sequence ATGGCCGACTTGTCTATCGTATTCGCCGGCATCAAGGCACCCAACCCCTTCTGGCTGGCCTCTGCACCACCAACCGACAAGGCCTACAACGTAGTACGCGCCTTCGAGGCCGGCTGGGGCGGCGTGGTCTGGAAGACCTTGGGCGAGGACCCGGCAGCGGTCAACGTGTCGTCGCGCTACTCGGCGCATTACGGCGCCAATCGGCTGGTGCAGGGCATCAACAATATCGAGCTGATTACCGACCGCTCGCTGGAAATCAACCTGCGTGAAATCACCCAGGTGAAGAAAGATTGGCCAGACCGTGCGCTGATCGTCTCGCTGATGGTGCCGTGCATCGAAGAATCATGGAAATTCATCCTGCCGCTGGTGGAAGCCACCGGCGCCGACGGGATCGAACTGAACTTCGGCTGCCCGCATGGCATGCCCGAGCGCGGCATGGGCGCGGCGGTCGGCCAGGTGCCGGAGTACGTGGAAATGGTCACCCGCTGGTGCAAGACGCACTGCGCGTTGCCGGTGATCGTCAAGCTCACGCCCAACATCACCGACATCCGCCAGTCGGCGCGTGCGGCTCATCGCGGTGGCGCCGATGCCGTGTCGCTGATCAACACCATCAACTCCATCACCAGCGTCGACCTGGACCGTATGGTTGCCCACCCGATCGTCGGTGATCAGAGCACCCACGGCGGCTACTGCGGCTCGGCGGTCAAACCCATCGCCCTGAACATGGTCGCCGAGATTGCCCGCGACCCACAAACGCGCGGGCTACCGATCTGTGGCATCGGGGGTATCGGCAACTGGCGTGACGCGGCCGAGTTCATTGCCTTGGGCAGTGGCGCGGTGCAGGTGTGCACTGCGGCGATGCTGCACGGTTTTCGTATTGTCGAGGACATGCAGGACGGTTTGGCGCGCTGGATGGACCAGCACGGGCACCAGAACCTCGAAGCATTCCGCGGCCAGGCCGTGGCGCACACCACCGACTGGAAGTACCTGGACATCAACTACAAATCGGTGGCGCACATCGACCAGGATGCCTGCATCGGTTGCGGGCGCTGCCACATCGCCTGTGAGGACACATCGCACCAGGCCATTGCCAGTACGCTGAAGGCTGACGGGACCCATGCCTATAGCGTGATCGAAGACGAATGTGTGGGCTGCAACCTGTGCCAGATCACCTGCCCGGTGGAAAACTGCATCGACATGGTGGCGCAGGATACCGGCAAGCCATACCTGAACTGGACGCAGGACCCGCGCAACCCCTACCGCGAAGCGAGCTGA